A stretch of DNA from Staphylococcus sp. KG4-3:
TTTGTGATTTCACCTTTCATAATTAAGGACATATCATGTTTGATTTGATCAGATTTAGGTCCGAAAATTGCTTGCATATTATTACCTACTTCGAGTACACCTGAAGCACCTAATGCTTTTAATTCCGCAGTATCCACTTTACTTTTATCTGCTACTTCAACACGCAATCTCGTAATACATGCATCAAGGTGTTTGATATTTTCTTGTCCACCCATTGCGTTTAACACATTAAACGGTAATTCGCTTGCAGATGAATTCGTAGCTTGCGCTTGTTTATCTTCGCGACCTGGTGTTTTGTATTTAAATTTAAGGATAAAGAATCGGAATACAAAGTAGTAAATCACTGCGTAGACTAGTCCTACAGGAATGACTAACCACCATTGTGTTTTATTAGGTAAGACGCCTAATAAGACATAATCGATAAATCCACCTGAGAAAGTATAACCTAAATGTACATCTAGTAAATATAAAGTTAAGAAAGATAGACCATCAAGAATTGCATGAATTAAAAATAGTAATGGCGCTACAAATAAGAATGAAAATTCTAAAGGTTCTGTAATACCTGTTAAGAAAGAAGTTAAAGCTGCTGATCCCATTAAGCCAGCTACTACTTTTTTATTTTCAGGTTTTGCTGTGTGATAGATTGCTAAAGCTGCTGCTGGAAGACCAAACATCATAACTGGAAATTCCCCTTGCATAAATTTACCAGCTGTTAAATTACTACCTTCTTTAATTTGTTCAATAAATATACGTTGGTCACCGTGAATTATTTCGCCAGCTGCATTTTTCCAGGCGCCAAATTCAAACCAAAACGGTGCATGGAAAATATGATGCAAACCAAATGGAATCAACAAACGTTTAATAAATCCAAATAAGAAAACTGCGACCCCTGTATTTGAATCTAATAAACCTTCACTAAATGCGTTTAAGCCAGATTGAATACTTGGCCATATTAATGCCATTGGGAACGCTAATACAAATGAAGTTGTTGCCATCATAATCGGTACAAAACGTTTACCAGCAAAGAAACCTAAATAGGACGGTAGCGAAATGTTATAGAACTTGTTATAACACCACGCTGCTAATGCCCCAATAATAATACCGCCAAACACACCCGTTTGTAATGTAGGTATGCCTAAGACACTTGCATAACCACTTGCTGCGTCGTTAACATTGTCTGGCGTCACATGTAAAAATGCCCCCATCGTTTTGTTCATAATAACATAACCGACAAATGCTGCAATTGCTGCAACACCATCTCCACCAGCTAAACCTATCGCAACACCCAAAGCAAATATCATTGGTAAATTATCAAATATACTGCTTCCAGCGCCTGCCATCATTTCGGCTACACTTTGAACACCAGCATTTTGAATAAATGGTAGATAGTGTTGTAGTTCCTCCCCTTGTATAGCTGTGCCTATTGCCAGTAATAGCCCGGCAGCAGGTAAAATAGCGACTGGTAACATTAAAGCTTTACCTATACGCTGAAGCTGTCCAAATAGCTTTTTAAACATCTAAAAACATCCCTTCCAAAATATAATTTGATCGCTATTAGTGCGCAAAAAAAGGCATGAGCAAACAGACTATTCCCTATAGTCTTTCTGTTTGCTCATGCCTGCTTAACCAGTAACACGCAAAATAACGATATGTTTTTTTACATTATATAACGCTTTCATAAAATATACAATATAAATTTTAATTTTTAATTTGTATAAGCTTATACAATTGCACTAAATAACTCGTGCTAATAGCCAACTATAAGCGCAATTGACATGCCAATACAACAGATAATAATCCAAGATAAAATAATCTTCCAAGCAAACTTCAACCATTGCGTATAGGTTATTTTACCTACCGCTAAGGCTCCCATCAAAATAGCTGACGTTGGAAATAATACATTACTAATTGCGTCACCGTATTGGAATGCTAACACTGTAATTTGTCTATTAATATCTAACAAATCAGCAATAGGTACCATTAAAGGCATTGTAGTCAAGGCTTGACCAGATCCTGATGGTATAAAGAAATTGAGCATAAACTGTAATATAAACATAGCAATAATGACTAAAGAAGATGGTACACCCGCAAGTAAAGTTGTCATCCCATGCACAATACTATCAATAACTTGACCATTTTCTAGAATAACAATAATACCTTTTGCAAATCCAACTATCATAGCACCAAACAGTATATCTTTCATCCCATCAATCATTGCATCAAATGTACCATTTAATCCAAGGCCACCAATGAAACCAGCTAGTAGACCAGCTAGTATAAAGTTAGCGCTCATTTCATTAAATGACCAACCATACGTAAATATTCCATATACATTTAATATGATTACTATGACTATCAACCCTAAACCAACGGCTTGTCGCTTTGTAAAGCGCTCTACTTCTATTACACTATTTTTGTGACTTTCAACTTGTTCTAATTCGTATACTAAAGATTTAGACATATCACGTTTTACAGAAC
This window harbors:
- the ptsG gene encoding glucose-specific PTS transporter subunit IIBC; protein product: MFKKLFGQLQRIGKALMLPVAILPAAGLLLAIGTAIQGEELQHYLPFIQNAGVQSVAEMMAGAGSSIFDNLPMIFALGVAIGLAGGDGVAAIAAFVGYVIMNKTMGAFLHVTPDNVNDAASGYASVLGIPTLQTGVFGGIIIGALAAWCYNKFYNISLPSYLGFFAGKRFVPIMMATTSFVLAFPMALIWPSIQSGLNAFSEGLLDSNTGVAVFLFGFIKRLLIPFGLHHIFHAPFWFEFGAWKNAAGEIIHGDQRIFIEQIKEGSNLTAGKFMQGEFPVMMFGLPAAALAIYHTAKPENKKVVAGLMGSAALTSFLTGITEPLEFSFLFVAPLLFLIHAILDGLSFLTLYLLDVHLGYTFSGGFIDYVLLGVLPNKTQWWLVIPVGLVYAVIYYFVFRFFILKFKYKTPGREDKQAQATNSSASELPFNVLNAMGGQENIKHLDACITRLRVEVADKSKVDTAELKALGASGVLEVGNNMQAIFGPKSDQIKHDMSLIMKGEITKPSETTITEEDEENTVQLNKVSETEVYAPGNGQLIPLSEVPDQVFAQKMMGDGVGFIPENGEIVAPFDGTVKTIFPTKHAIGLESEQGIELLIHIGIDTVKLNGEGFESLVNTGDSIKKGQPLMKVDLDYIKSNAPSIVTPLIITNLEDRTIETADAKNVSIDEVIMKISQK
- a CDS encoding YfcC family protein; amino-acid sequence: MIKKIFKGNQLKTPHTYALLLFIIIFSSVLTYLIPAGEYAREKKDGQTIVISGSYEQVQQQGVSFFDIFRAIPEGLLSGGEIVFYIFLVGGAFGIVHKTGAFENGVNKAMQTLGSYKVLMIPLTMTIFSILGFSIGLAEETIIFVPIGIIIARTLGYDALTGAAMVILGAASGFIGGMLNPFTVGVAQTVAELPMFSGWGLRTIIYIFILIAAITSVMLYARSVKRDMSKSLVYELEQVESHKNSVIEVERFTKRQAVGLGLIVIVIILNVYGIFTYGWSFNEMSANFILAGLLAGFIGGLGLNGTFDAMIDGMKDILFGAMIVGFAKGIIVILENGQVIDSIVHGMTTLLAGVPSSLVIIAMFILQFMLNFFIPSGSGQALTTMPLMVPIADLLDINRQITVLAFQYGDAISNVLFPTSAILMGALAVGKITYTQWLKFAWKIILSWIIICCIGMSIALIVGY